In Falsibacillus pallidus, the genomic window ATCCACAGCGTTGATGGACTGATAGGAAGTAATTTAATCAACCTGATTCGTCTGCCGCTTATATACATAGTTGTATTTATTTATTTAATGCAAATTAATGTCACCTTGTCTGTGATCAGTTTATTGATTGCACCAATCGCACTTATTTCAGCCGTTTTTTTTGGAATGTTATTAAAGAAAAATGGACGGCAATTGCATGAACTTATAGCTGCTATCCACCACCATTTAAATGAATCCTTCCATGGTATTTCCGTCATTCGTTCATTTACACTTGAAAAAAAGCAATATAGCACGTTTGCTGAAAAAAACGAAGAGCTTTTCCAATTGGAAACTGCAAGTGCCAAACTGCAAGGATTATATTATGGTGGAGGCCAGTTTGTCAGCGCAGTCGTTTATCTGATCAGCATATGTTTGGGGTCTTACTACATATCACAATCTATATTGACAGTTGGTGCTTTACTGACTTTCATCAACCTCGTCAATCATTTGGTTTATCCATTAACGGGAATGGCGGGGCAGTGGGCAGGCTTCCAGCGCTCTGTTACTGCTTTGGAGAGGGTTTTGAAAGTCTTGGAGCAGCCAGTTGAATCAAAGAAACTGCCAACTTACGATCCTATTAATAAGGTAGGCTTATCTATTAAATTCACGGATATGACTTTCGGGTATGACGAAACAAAATTGTTATTTAGTCGATTGAATCTTGAATTTCCAGCGGGAAAAAAGATTGCATTAGTAGGTCCAAGCGGTGCAGGAAAAAGTTCGCTTTTTAATTTACTGCAGGGGCTTTATCAGCCGCATTCAGGCAGAATTTATTTGAACCAAATGCCTATTGAAGATCTTACAATGTCAGCTTTACGAAGTTCGATTGCCTATGTTGCTCAGGAAACGTTTTTATTTGCGGGGACGATTGAGGATAATTTAATGATTGCTAAGCCGAACATATCCCAACCGGAAATGATTAATGCTTGTAAAAAAGCCAATATTCACGAGTTTATTCAGTCTCTTTCGGATGGTTATCAGACAGAGATAGGGGAGAGGGGAATAAAATTATCAGGCGGTCAAAAACAGCGGCTGGCCGTTGCACGTGCTATTTTAAAGGATTCTCCCATACTCCTTTTAGATGAAGCCACATCTGCACTTGATAATGAATCGGAACACTTTGTTAAGAAAGCTCTTAATGAGTTAATGGAGGGACGGACGACCATTATCATTGCTCATAGATTAACGACTGTAAGGGATGCAGATATCATCGTGGTTTTGAATGAGGGACGAATAAGTGGAATTGGCACACACGAGGAATTAATCAGGGAAAATGATTTATACCAGCGCCTTAATAAAACGGATTTCGAATTAAAAGAATATGTGTCATTGTCTCTTGCAGCCAATGATTGAATCTCTAAGGGGTGAGTGAGACTATGAGTTTTATTTCTTCATTATATAAACCAAATTCCAGCATTGTATTTAATGAGGAAAATAGCCGGATTTTTATGAATGAACTTCAAAACAATGATATTGCCCCACAGATTTTACATCAACTAAAAGCGCGGGGTGCATGGAACCAAATACCTCCCACTATAAAGGAATATTTAAAAGATAAGCATGAGAAAACACTAATTAATAATTTTTTCATCAAACACCAAACCGAACAACTTCTCGTTCAACTTGAAGAAGAAGAAATAGAAGCAATACCATTAAAAGGAACGATATTTGCTGAGAAGGTATACGGACATTTTGGTGCCAGACCAACCTCGGATATTGATATATTAATAAAACGCAAGGATTTAAGCAGGGTACAGAAATGTGTAATGGATCTTGGATTCATTGAAGAAGAACCACTCATTCCAGGGCACTTCCATTGCAGCTACAGTAAAAAACTCCATGGATCGAGTATTCCATTAGTGGTAGAAATCCATTGGGACCTGCTTAAGGAAAATACCTCTACTCTAAATATTCAAGATTTCTGGGAAAATGCGCTGCCCTATAATCATTTTAAATATATTAAAGAGTTGTCCATCTATCACACCTTTTACTTTATGTGCCTTCATGGTTGGAGGCATAATTTAGATTCTTTTAAGCATTTTATTGATCTTGCAATGCTCATTACGAAATATCTTGCAGCAATCGATTATGAAAGACTGATGGATGATTGTACTTTTCACCAAACAAAAAAGCGTGTGATTCGCACTTTATCGATTGTTTACAAAGAATTTCCATTTTTGAACCAACTAAAAGAGTTTACTTGGAAAAAGAAAAACGTACATTGGGCATACGGATCAAATAATTCAAGTTCAAATAGAATGCTGCGCAAGTATATGGATTTCGCTGACTACCAGTTTTTCAGCTATGATAATCCAATACATACTTTCGCGCAGATTATAGATTTTCTAACTCCTCGAAAAAATTCAAAATAAAAACCTCGCTTTTTACGGCGAGGTTTCTTCATATTCATTCCTTAAAATACTGTCTAACCAACCCTTTCCCATCTTTCACTTCCACTTCAGCATAGGCACCATTTACAAAGGTAATCTGAGGAGGGACATGCCCGCAATCCACGTCATAGATGATGGGAATGCCGAGTTCATCTGCAAGTTCCTGATAAATATCTTCAGCTGTGTAGCCATTCACCGGCTGGTTGGCGCTGCTTCGGCCAAACAGAATGCCGCTAGTATTTTCNNNNNNNNNNNNNNNNNNNNNNNNNNNNNNNNNNNNNNNNNNNNNNNNNNNNNNNNNNNNNNNNNNNNNNNNNNNNNNNNNNNNNNNNNNNNNNNGAGTTCATCTGCAAGTTCCTGATAAATATCTTCAGCTGTGTAGCCATTCACCGGCTGGTTGGCGCTGCTTCGGCCAAACAGAATGCCGCTAGTATTTTCAAACCAGCCAGCGAGCTTCATTTGAATGAGGGATCTTCTCAAATCGGTCGTATTCATTTCGCAGTTTTCTAAATACCAGATGACGTTCTCACCAGGGATATGTTGTTCGCGAAACGCTGCTACATCTCCATATGACGTCCCAATAAGGTGGCGGATGACATCGATGCATCCACCGAGCAGCCCTCCTTTAAAGTGTTCCACTTTTTCAGAAACGGTCTTCCATTCCGTTTTCTCCGTCAAATGGAACACGCAAGGAGAAGGGTTTTCGTGATCCCATTTGGGCTGATAGAAAGAGGAGGAGGTCTGAACAACCATTCCATCTTTTTCAGTCGTTAATACTTTATGCCACATGGCCGTTGTTTCATCAGTGTATTCCCCGCGCATATCAATGAGGTTGACTCCATGTGCCGTGGCAATCCCTATTTTTAATGTGATGGCCAGAAGCAAGACACTCGTATCGGAGTAGCCCAAAATCCACTTTGGGTTGATTTTATCAAAATCCAATTTTTCGATTATTTCAATCAGCAACTCTCCTCCCCATGGCGGGATGATGAGGCCGACTGCTCGGGTGTTAGTCAATGGGAAACTCGAACAGGAGCTGACACAAAAGCAGGGTTGGTAAAGAATTTCTACGATTATGGAACCTATAAATATGAGGATAAAATCTGTGCAGCCATGGATGATGCAAAAGACAAATACCGCGGCATGTACGCATCCTTAAAGCCGAAGATGGCAGAAGCAAGCACAACTGTCGAAAAATCATCTGAGGAAGAGAAGAAGTAGGAAGAACAAATAGATACAACTATTGGGGTAAACAGGAGAAAAAAACGGAGAAGAATGCATCTTCCACTAAATAGAAAAAAAGAGTCCTCCAAGCAGGAAAGTGTGACAGATGACGAAAGCGGCGGATCAGGTACAATGATCTTCGACCTATTCATTTTAATCATAGTCATTCTATTTTTCCTGATTCCTGTAATCCAGCGCAGACCATTGATCGCTAACAAAATGCGTTCAAAGAAATTGATTTGGAACCTTGTGCCTGGATTGTCCAATTGCTTATTTTTGTTCATCATTTTAATTATCAAAATCATCGAAAATGTTCATTCCTTAATTAACAGGAAGTTCCTATGTGATTTCTTTGGAACTTCCTTTTTCTATTTTTGTGCCATTTTTTTATTTTGTTGAAAGAGTGACTTTATATGCCTTGTCATAATAGATCGTATTTACATTTTGTACTTTTATATCTTTGTTTAAAAGAGGTTGGTTGTAAACTAAAACGGATTGATTTTCTTTGGAAGCAGAAATACTTTCCTCAAGGTCTCGAATCAGTACTTTTTGATTTTTATCGATAAGTACAAATGGAAGGTAATGATTTATAGGATAAGGTGATTCGTAATAAAGATAGGTCTTGCCGTCTTTTTCTAGGGCCTTAGTAATAGTTATGTTTCTTTTACTGTCTAATGGAATGATTGTTTTTCTATTAGAATTTAATTCTATAGACTGTGCATTTGACTGGTTTTCATTGACTGATTTATTTAGTTTGAATGGAATAAGAGTTAAATTTTTTAGATTAACATCATCGTTGGCATAATAACTTAGTACTCGCTGTTTTCCTTTATAATGCCCGGCTGATTGACCGCCAAGCCATGTTAGTGATTTACCTTGATCATCGACGACAAGATAATCTAAAAAGGCCGAATCCTCGTTTACAATACTTTGGATATAAAGTCTAATTGGTGTCAATATGATTTTCTCCACTTTGGTACCCGGAATAGCCGAGATGTTCTTATTAATGTTTATTTCTTTCACATTTCCTTTTGCTTTTTCACTTGTGATAGGAATGGTCATGGACCAGTCTGAATCGCTTGCTTCTTCGTGAATATTTTTGAGTTCAAGATTTAGTGAAAATTTATCAGGAATATGATTCACATTAATCTGTTGATCATTTAACATTTTTTCTCCTAAATCAATACGGCCATTACTATTGAAATCTGAAGTGAAATTGCCTGATTTCAACGTAAATAAGATAACCCCATTATATTTCTTATGAAGTTTATCCGTGAATTCTCCATATTCTCTCTGTTCGTCTGGTTTTCCATCTACGCCTTTCCCGCTTAGTGTGGTCTTGTCAGTATTCATGCTGGGTTTTTCGTTTAATGGCTTATTACTCTCCAATTTATAGGAAACCATTAATTGGAATCCGTCAAATATTGTATTCGTAATGGTTAGCTTATCTCCATTTACAGAAGAGGAAAAAAATGTGTTATCTGAAATCTTTTCATAGTTTCCACCGATATGAACAAACTTCTCTAATGAAGTCAAAATCGGAAAAATGTTAGCGAAAGTAGGTACATTAAAAACTGACAGGATGAGAAGACATAAGCTGACTGCAATCGGTAATAGATAGCATTCAATCCTCCGTTTCTTTTTAGTTGGGAGACTGGCTATTGTTTTATGAATCTTACTATCTAAATCACTAGGCAGGGTAATAAGATTTTTAGATAGCTCCTCTTTGATTTTTTTGTCTATAAAATGATTCATATTTAAATATCCTCCGTATCCATATTCTCATTCTCCAAATTTAATTGTTTTTGAAGAAATTTTCTTGCAATCGATAATCTCGATCTCACTGTTCCTTCGGGGACTTTTAAAAGCTTGGCTATATCTTTTGAAGGCAAGTCTTCATAATAGAAAAGAATAATGACTATCCGAAGGTCTTCTTTTAAGGAGAAAATGGCTTCTTGTAAGTCCATATCTTTATATGTATCTTCATACGATGCCGACGGAAAACTTAATTCCTCGAGAGAGATGGTTCTTTTTCTTAACCTTAAGATATTGTTGCAATGATTAATGAGAATTCGAATGAGCCATGTACGAAAATATTCGTCTTTTTTTAGTTTTTTAATATTTTGATAAGCACTGAGGATTGTATATTGAATGGCATCCTCTATATCCAGCTCTTGATAAAGCATGGCCTTTGCTATGCGATAAAGGTTTCTTTTGTTTTCATGAATTAATGTAGAAAATGCTTCATTGTCGCCGATTTTAGCTAATGCAACCAATCCTTTCTTTTTATGAATATTTGTATTTAGCAGGGCAGTTAGTTTCACTTCTTTTTCCTCCTCCTTACTATTAGATAGAACAAAGAGAGGTTTTGCTCAATATTTATAATAATTTTTTTAATTATTTTAGAGAGGGAATAAAACATATCCTAGAAAGGTTAACACAAAAAGTAAAAACGCTTAGAGAAATCCAAGCGTTTTTACATAGGTTTAAATGAAATTACCATTGAAAATTAACACTATCATGATTTAAAATGCTGAACTATTTTCCCTTTCCCATCCTTCACTTCCACTTCAGCATACGCACCGTTCACAAAAGTAATCTGAGGAGGGACATGC contains:
- a CDS encoding ABC transporter ATP-binding protein, which gives rise to MNYFQHVRSLVIGKYFNLKEGRKAFGLLKPHILKYWREHAILFGLLAVDIFLTIAFAWYYGNVTDAAIGSRLNQLKKLVPIGIILILLSISCTFLNIVVENRASNGVKKEMKNYLFSHILRLPAKYTSTHPTGELLSHFSNDIHSVDGLIGSNLINLIRLPLIYIVVFIYLMQINVTLSVISLLIAPIALISAVFFGMLLKKNGRQLHELIAAIHHHLNESFHGISVIRSFTLEKKQYSTFAEKNEELFQLETASAKLQGLYYGGGQFVSAVVYLISICLGSYYISQSILTVGALLTFINLVNHLVYPLTGMAGQWAGFQRSVTALERVLKVLEQPVESKKLPTYDPINKVGLSIKFTDMTFGYDETKLLFSRLNLEFPAGKKIALVGPSGAGKSSLFNLLQGLYQPHSGRIYLNQMPIEDLTMSALRSSIAYVAQETFLFAGTIEDNLMIAKPNISQPEMINACKKANIHEFIQSLSDGYQTEIGERGIKLSGGQKQRLAVARAILKDSPILLLDEATSALDNESEHFVKKALNELMEGRTTIIIAHRLTTVRDADIIVVLNEGRISGIGTHEELIRENDLYQRLNKTDFELKEYVSLSLAAND
- a CDS encoding nucleotidyltransferase domain-containing protein; protein product: MSFISSLYKPNSSIVFNEENSRIFMNELQNNDIAPQILHQLKARGAWNQIPPTIKEYLKDKHEKTLINNFFIKHQTEQLLVQLEEEEIEAIPLKGTIFAEKVYGHFGARPTSDIDILIKRKDLSRVQKCVMDLGFIEEEPLIPGHFHCSYSKKLHGSSIPLVVEIHWDLLKENTSTLNIQDFWENALPYNHFKYIKELSIYHTFYFMCLHGWRHNLDSFKHFIDLAMLITKYLAAIDYERLMDDCTFHQTKKRVIRTLSIVYKEFPFLNQLKEFTWKKKNVHWAYGSNNSSSNRMLRKYMDFADYQFFSYDNPIHTFAQIIDFLTPRKNSK
- a CDS encoding LD-carboxypeptidase, which produces MTNTRAVGLIIPPWGGELLIEIIEKLDFDKINPKWILGYSDTSVLLLAITLKIGIATAHGVNLIDMRGEYTDETTAMWHKVLTTEKDGMVVQTSSSFYQPKWDHENPSPCVFHLTEKTEWKTVSEKVEHFKGGLLGGCIDVIRHLIGTSYGDVAAFREQHIPGENVIWYLENCEMNTTDLRRSLIQMKLAGWFENTSGILFGRSSANQPVNGYTAEDIYQELADEL
- a CDS encoding DUF4179 domain-containing protein, which codes for MNHFIDKKIKEELSKNLITLPSDLDSKIHKTIASLPTKKKRRIECYLLPIAVSLCLLILSVFNVPTFANIFPILTSLEKFVHIGGNYEKISDNTFFSSSVNGDKLTITNTIFDGFQLMVSYKLESNKPLNEKPSMNTDKTTLSGKGVDGKPDEQREYGEFTDKLHKKYNGVILFTLKSGNFTSDFNSNGRIDLGEKMLNDQQINVNHIPDKFSLNLELKNIHEEASDSDWSMTIPITSEKAKGNVKEININKNISAIPGTKVEKIILTPIRLYIQSIVNEDSAFLDYLVVDDQGKSLTWLGGQSAGHYKGKQRVLSYYANDDVNLKNLTLIPFKLNKSVNENQSNAQSIELNSNRKTIIPLDSKRNITITKALEKDGKTYLYYESPYPINHYLPFVLIDKNQKVLIRDLEESISASKENQSVLVYNQPLLNKDIKVQNVNTIYYDKAYKVTLSTK
- a CDS encoding RNA polymerase sigma factor produces the protein MKLTALLNTNIHKKKGLVALAKIGDNEAFSTLIHENKRNLYRIAKAMLYQELDIEDAIQYTILSAYQNIKKLKKDEYFRTWLIRILINHCNNILRLRKRTISLEELSFPSASYEDTYKDMDLQEAIFSLKEDLRIVIILFYYEDLPSKDIAKLLKVPEGTVRSRLSIARKFLQKQLNLENENMDTEDI